Proteins encoded together in one Candidatus Sulfotelmatobacter sp. window:
- a CDS encoding DUF4136 domain-containing protein, giving the protein MSIFRIWSSLLSVLLIVAASAMPQDVKTDYDHHADFSQYHTYYWEKIKTSDPLWQSRIQDAVDRDLQAKGWQRVDNGGDVAIAAVGSARNQQEYQTFYNGMGGWRWGGFGETTTQVENYPVGTLVLDLYDAHNKQLLWRGVANDSLSDKPEKNEKKLDKAVDKMLEHFPPHERG; this is encoded by the coding sequence ATGAGTATATTCCGCATTTGGTCATCGCTTCTTTCGGTTCTGCTCATTGTTGCCGCGAGCGCAATGCCGCAGGACGTCAAAACAGATTACGATCACCACGCTGATTTCTCTCAGTACCATACTTACTATTGGGAAAAAATCAAGACCTCGGATCCTTTATGGCAGAGCCGTATTCAGGACGCCGTCGACCGCGATTTGCAAGCCAAAGGCTGGCAAAGGGTTGACAACGGCGGCGATGTTGCCATTGCTGCCGTAGGCAGCGCCAGAAATCAACAGGAATATCAGACCTTCTATAACGGAATGGGCGGATGGCGCTGGGGTGGTTTCGGCGAAACCACAACCCAGGTGGAAAACTATCCCGTCGGCACCCTGGTTCTGGATCTCTACGATGCCCATAATAAGCAACTGCTTTGGCGCGGCGTAGCCAACGATTCGCTTTCCGATAAACCCGAAAAAAACGAAAAGAAGCTGGATAAGGCTGTCGACAAAATGCTGGAGCATTTTCCACCGCATGAACGTGGATAA
- a CDS encoding translocation/assembly module TamB domain-containing protein yields the protein MKWKRIIGWLLASLLGLVIVAVIAGYFVLRSSRFQQYALQTIANQARQATGARTEIGGLDLSLSKLTAHLYNITVHGTEKATQSPLLHVDNLTVSLKIVSVLRHQIALRQLLIDHPVVYLQVGKDGRNNLPAAPPSTSGSHTSVFDLAVAHAQLMHGEINYNDRSTPLEADLHDLRADIRFAAFAKRYDGELSYTDGHLRYAQYAPLPHSLNLAFSADPERLDLKSTTLRIGASNLTLQAEVTNYANPVAKGTYAIRIHTPDFAEMSPGIEPAGDVAFTGSLQYQAVANAPLLREVKLDGRVASEQLTALASRRRIELKRLQGSYQLVDGNLRLTDVNVESLGGHIMAAAEIAHLDGTPDAHIRTSLHDISLRALQQTLGTQQLKGALLTGTISGRGEARWKGGIGNLRSRSDLTIQARAVSTATSLGEEVPVNGWIHASYDGPSQTVELRDTTLTLPSITLKANGKVGDRSNLLIQIVGADLHQAASLASAFAPQNTIPAISGSATLTALIRGSMKAPEISAQLKGQNIQVEGSEWTNVQAAVFADPSKLTVQNATLINAHRGQATFNASVALRDWSYDPADSIHGNLDVRQMRIADLLQLANQHYPLAGDLSAKFKVEGSQINPSGSGSAQIANAQVYGEPIQNLSTKFQAQNGSIAATLNVTANAGAIDANLSYAPKTKNYNLRLNAPSVVLQKLQTVQAKNLGLIGTVSVSVNGQGTLDDPQLTATVQLPQLQIRRNSIGNLKTELQIAKHSADLTLDSTIVQASIHARGHVALNGNYDTDAAIDTGTIPLQALLATYAPSAPQGVQGQAELHANFKGPLKDLSRAESHVSIPVFNASYQSLQIGIAQPIRIDYSNSVVTLQPAELKGTDTSLRIQGRVPLAGNSAPSLTAQGSVDLRILQIVAPDVQSSGALALDLHATGTGTSPSIQGQMQLKDVALGTADAPVGVAKLNGTIDIGNDRLQFTKMTGDVGGGEVTLGGSITYRPSVQFNLAMQTRSVRLLYPDGLRSSLEANLAYGGTMQASTLSGHILLKELSFTPDFDLSKIADQFSTSNAVSQPGFADSIKLAIAVQSQDLNATSSQISIAGTAALRVGGTAANPVITGRTTLSSGELFYRNLRYQLQNGAITFDNPIETHPVLNMSVSTTVEQYNLTLGLRGPLDKLATSYTSDPPLATADIINLIARGKTTQESAAQSTSTDSMIASQAASEVSGSLQKLAGISSLQIDPTIGGNGQSPSTQIAIQQRVTKNLLFTFSTDVSQPGSEIVQGEYQLNKQWSVSLERDQLGGFSADGRYHKRF from the coding sequence ATGAAGTGGAAACGTATTATCGGCTGGCTGCTCGCAAGTCTACTTGGGCTTGTGATCGTGGCTGTAATCGCCGGATATTTCGTTCTTCGCAGCAGCCGTTTTCAGCAATACGCATTACAAACAATCGCGAATCAAGCCCGGCAGGCCACCGGCGCCAGAACTGAAATCGGAGGCCTTGATCTCAGTCTCTCAAAGTTGACGGCACACCTGTACAACATCACTGTGCACGGAACCGAAAAGGCAACGCAATCTCCGCTTTTGCATGTTGACAATCTCACGGTGAGCTTAAAAATAGTATCTGTGCTGCGCCATCAAATTGCTTTGCGGCAGCTTCTGATCGACCATCCAGTTGTCTATTTACAAGTCGGGAAGGATGGAAGAAATAACCTTCCGGCCGCTCCCCCCAGCACGAGCGGCAGCCATACCAGTGTTTTCGACCTCGCCGTCGCTCACGCGCAGCTCATGCATGGGGAGATCAACTACAACGATCGCAGCACGCCACTCGAAGCCGATCTACATGACCTGCGCGCTGACATTCGTTTCGCGGCTTTTGCCAAACGCTATGACGGCGAGCTTTCTTACACCGACGGCCATTTGCGCTATGCCCAGTACGCACCGCTTCCGCATAGTTTGAACCTGGCGTTCAGTGCGGACCCCGAGCGTCTCGACCTTAAGTCGACAACGCTGCGTATAGGCGCGTCTAACCTGACGCTTCAGGCAGAAGTAACCAACTACGCGAATCCCGTGGCCAAAGGCACCTATGCCATTCGGATTCACACGCCAGATTTTGCTGAAATGTCACCAGGGATTGAGCCAGCGGGGGACGTCGCATTTACTGGTTCCTTGCAGTATCAAGCGGTTGCAAATGCGCCGCTATTGCGTGAAGTGAAGTTGGATGGCCGGGTTGCCAGTGAGCAGCTTACTGCACTTGCGTCGCGGCGTCGCATCGAGTTGAAAAGGCTGCAAGGGTCCTACCAGTTAGTTGACGGCAACCTGCGACTCACGGACGTAAACGTGGAATCGCTCGGCGGACACATCATGGCCGCCGCAGAAATCGCGCATCTGGATGGGACGCCGGATGCGCATATTCGGACGTCGCTCCATGACATTTCGCTGAGGGCGCTTCAGCAAACTCTAGGAACACAACAGTTAAAGGGAGCCCTGCTTACGGGCACGATCAGCGGGCGAGGAGAGGCCCGGTGGAAGGGCGGCATCGGCAATCTTCGCTCGCGCTCGGATCTAACTATCCAGGCGCGAGCGGTCAGCACGGCCACTAGCCTTGGCGAAGAAGTTCCAGTGAATGGCTGGATTCACGCCTCATATGACGGTCCAAGCCAGACCGTCGAGTTGCGCGACACGACGCTAACCTTGCCTTCAATCACGCTGAAGGCGAACGGAAAGGTCGGCGACCGATCAAACTTGCTGATACAAATCGTCGGCGCCGATTTGCATCAGGCTGCCTCCCTCGCCTCCGCGTTCGCACCGCAAAATACGATTCCCGCTATTTCGGGCTCCGCCACGCTCACAGCGCTCATCCGCGGGTCCATGAAGGCGCCTGAGATCAGCGCGCAGCTGAAAGGCCAGAATATTCAAGTCGAGGGCAGCGAGTGGACAAATGTGCAGGCTGCGGTGTTCGCCGATCCCTCAAAACTGACCGTACAAAACGCGACGCTGATAAATGCGCATCGCGGACAGGCGACTTTCAACGCAAGCGTCGCACTGCGCGACTGGTCGTATGACCCGGCTGATTCGATCCACGGGAATCTCGACGTGCGGCAGATGCGGATTGCCGACCTGCTGCAACTGGCGAATCAGCATTATCCTTTGGCCGGCGATTTGTCTGCGAAGTTCAAGGTCGAGGGCTCGCAAATCAATCCAAGCGGCTCCGGCTCGGCACAAATTGCGAATGCGCAAGTCTATGGCGAACCGATCCAGAATCTATCCACGAAGTTTCAGGCGCAAAACGGCTCCATTGCTGCAACTCTTAACGTGACCGCCAACGCCGGAGCCATCGATGCGAATCTCTCTTACGCTCCGAAAACGAAAAATTATAACCTTCGTCTCAACGCACCGTCTGTGGTTTTGCAAAAGCTACAAACGGTGCAGGCGAAAAATCTTGGCCTTATCGGTACAGTGAGCGTCTCGGTAAACGGTCAGGGAACACTGGACGATCCACAACTCACCGCAACCGTGCAACTGCCGCAGCTTCAAATCAGGCGGAACTCCATCGGCAATTTGAAAACAGAACTTCAGATAGCGAAGCACTCCGCCGATCTCACGCTTGATTCCACCATCGTTCAGGCTTCCATTCACGCGCGAGGGCATGTGGCGCTCAACGGCAACTACGATACCGACGCCGCGATTGACACAGGCACCATTCCTTTGCAGGCCCTGCTGGCCACTTACGCCCCGAGCGCGCCGCAAGGTGTGCAAGGCCAGGCAGAGCTGCACGCAAATTTCAAAGGTCCATTGAAGGACCTGTCACGCGCTGAATCCCATGTTTCCATCCCGGTCTTCAACGCCAGCTATCAGTCTTTGCAGATTGGAATTGCTCAACCCATACGAATCGACTATAGCAACTCCGTCGTGACTCTACAGCCCGCCGAACTCAAAGGGACCGACACATCCCTGCGTATTCAAGGCCGGGTCCCGCTCGCCGGGAACAGCGCGCCCAGTCTAACCGCGCAGGGATCGGTCGATCTGCGTATTCTGCAAATTGTGGCTCCCGATGTGCAAAGCTCGGGGGCACTGGCGCTTGATCTGCATGCAACCGGGACCGGTACAAGTCCATCGATTCAGGGACAAATGCAACTCAAGGACGTCGCACTCGGCACCGCCGATGCGCCGGTCGGCGTCGCGAAGTTAAATGGCACAATCGACATCGGCAACGATCGTCTGCAATTTACGAAAATGACCGGGGACGTAGGCGGCGGTGAAGTGACGCTCGGCGGCTCTATCACTTATCGCCCCAGCGTGCAATTCAATCTGGCCATGCAAACAAGGTCGGTGCGTCTGCTCTATCCCGATGGCCTGAGATCTTCTCTCGAAGCCAACCTCGCTTATGGCGGCACCATGCAGGCATCAACCTTGAGCGGACATATTCTTCTCAAAGAGCTGTCTTTCACTCCAGACTTCGACTTGTCGAAAATCGCCGACCAGTTCAGCACGAGCAATGCTGTATCGCAACCCGGCTTTGCCGACAGCATAAAGCTTGCGATCGCCGTCCAGTCTCAGGATCTGAATGCCACCAGTTCTCAAATCAGCATTGCTGGAACCGCAGCGCTGCGAGTAGGTGGAACTGCCGCCAATCCGGTAATCACGGGGCGGACAACGTTGAGTTCCGGCGAATTGTTCTACCGCAATCTCCGTTATCAACTTCAGAACGGCGCCATCACTTTTGATAATCCGATTGAGACGCATCCCGTGCTGAACATGTCTGTCTCCACCACGGTCGAGCAATACAATCTCACCCTCGGCTTGCGCGGGCCGCTGGATAAACTTGCCACTTCGTACACGTCCGACCCGCCGCTGGCTACGGCTGACATTATCAACCTGATCGCCCGAGGCAAGACCACACAAGAGTCCGCCGCCCAAAGCACCAGCACAGATTCCATGATTGCGTCACAGGCTGCGAGCGAGGTGAGCGGCAGCCTGCAAAAACTCGCTGGAATTTCCAGTCTACAGATCGATCCCACCATCGGCGGGAACGGCCAGAGCCCGTCGACTCAGATCGCGATTCAACAGCGCGTTACCAAGAATCTGCTCTTCACGTTCTCCACCGATGTCTCCCAACCGGGCAGCGAAATTGTGCAAGGGGAGTACCAGCTAAATAAGCAGTGGTCGGTGAGCCTGGAGCGCGACCAGCTCGGCGGATTTTCCGCCGACGGCCGTTATCACAAGCGGTTTTGA
- a CDS encoding DUF6496 domain-containing protein, producing the protein MPERETLERAREDAREGKSPSTQAGEFIREEIHHVREGKHGARSPQQAIAIGLSKARRAGVKLGPPKKGSASIQKKAEQDTQAGKRARSSQGKPSATRSRAVEGALKREPHRTASREALSRQTKRSAAQRGKASRQQAARTRKAA; encoded by the coding sequence ATGCCGGAACGAGAAACTTTGGAACGGGCGCGTGAGGATGCGCGCGAGGGAAAATCGCCGTCCACGCAGGCGGGCGAATTTATTCGGGAAGAGATACATCATGTCCGCGAGGGGAAACACGGAGCTCGGTCTCCCCAGCAGGCGATTGCCATCGGCCTGTCCAAAGCGCGACGTGCGGGCGTCAAACTGGGTCCACCGAAGAAGGGCTCCGCGTCGATTCAAAAAAAGGCCGAGCAAGATACGCAGGCAGGAAAGCGAGCGCGGAGTTCGCAAGGCAAGCCGTCCGCTACGCGTTCACGCGCCGTTGAAGGAGCTCTGAAACGCGAACCGCACCGAACTGCAAGCCGCGAGGCCCTATCGCGTCAGACGAAGAGATCGGCTGCGCAACGCGGCAAGGCGAGCCGCCAACAGGCTGCCCGCACTCGCAAAGCTGCCTAA
- a CDS encoding YihY/virulence factor BrkB family protein produces the protein MNRVFQVFRRGLRLAYFLVVRLSAIQRSFKRAYDDLNRHHTLQVSAALSYYFILSAFPGLILLSAVMGFIPLPALFNHVLTLMARLLPAEAMSLVYTVLPDVLGSHRAQWLSLGMIGTIWMSSSGFDALIEALDIAYDAKDDRAYWKTRLLAVGLAAITGGLLLVALVVTVLGPRFGDWLGTRVRISNAFAGIWPALHWTIAIGFTVLAVEVVYFLAPNVKQRFLATLPGAILAVTVWNALSYLLGLYFRHFADYNRTYGTLGGVIAMMTWLYWTSFVLLVGAELNAELAKESKKGSLESKAAPSKAEPIPRTDVDQAA, from the coding sequence ATGAATAGGGTTTTTCAGGTATTCCGCCGGGGCTTGCGACTCGCCTATTTTTTAGTAGTGCGACTGAGCGCAATTCAACGGTCCTTTAAGCGCGCCTATGACGATTTAAATAGGCATCACACGCTTCAAGTTTCAGCAGCCCTCTCGTATTACTTCATCTTATCTGCCTTCCCTGGGCTTATTTTGCTATCGGCGGTGATGGGCTTCATTCCCCTCCCTGCGTTGTTCAATCACGTGTTGACTCTGATGGCGCGCCTGCTGCCGGCCGAGGCGATGTCTCTCGTGTATACGGTATTACCGGACGTGCTCGGGTCGCACCGAGCCCAATGGCTGTCGCTGGGAATGATCGGCACGATATGGATGAGTTCATCTGGATTCGACGCCCTGATCGAAGCCTTGGACATCGCCTACGACGCAAAGGATGACCGCGCGTACTGGAAGACCCGACTTCTCGCGGTTGGACTGGCGGCCATCACCGGAGGTTTGCTTCTGGTTGCACTTGTAGTCACGGTACTCGGCCCGCGCTTCGGGGATTGGCTGGGCACGCGAGTCCGGATTTCGAATGCCTTCGCTGGGATTTGGCCAGCGCTGCATTGGACAATTGCGATCGGCTTCACGGTTCTTGCGGTTGAAGTCGTTTATTTTCTCGCCCCGAATGTGAAGCAGCGATTTCTAGCCACGTTGCCGGGCGCTATTCTGGCTGTAACAGTGTGGAACGCTCTTTCCTATCTTCTTGGACTTTATTTCCGCCACTTTGCCGATTACAACCGCACATATGGAACCCTTGGCGGAGTCATCGCGATGATGACCTGGCTGTACTGGACTTCATTCGTACTCTTAGTCGGCGCTGAACTCAATGCTGAGCTGGCGAAGGAGAGTAAAAAAGGATCGTTAGAATCGAAAGCCGCACCCAGCAAGGCCGAACCCATTCCCAGAACCGATGTCGACCAAGCGGCCTAG
- a CDS encoding POTRA domain-containing protein gives MRLSALAALLLSSAATLAQFAAQAPQAAYEGQNVSGISLIANPHRNLDPLYPLVEQKIGTPYSQQKIEASIPALQRAGNFSQVHVTVVPDVKGLHISFLLEPAYYLGVVGFSSASREFSYTRLLQVADLADEDPYDPSRLPIAESALTKFLRRNGYFQATLHSSVSIDDAHGLVNITFAVQMGKRARIASVKINGPSNSEAVSLIHAVESLRARLSGGLLKPGKIYTAERISRATALMKSALTKQHRLASSVHENPPEYDARTNRVHLSFRVEVGPAVTVAVTGAKLTIVPYLKGRIMRQLIPIYSEGVVDQELVAEGERNLKNYFQNKGYYDVMVTTTYQTQADRILVRYAIDRGKKHKVDGIVFRGNYAIAAPDLMHQLVVKKSHIWTHGNISQKLLKQSADNIEALYRDRGYEDVKVTPHAVDHVSTVEAVFEIEEGTPTVVDNLVVSGNRSVPDAQLTVPVGFELKSGAPFSPRKMADDRNRISATYLNRGYPNVEVKATATKVENNPHRVTVAYAITEHQQVRVSEAVVLGPQHTRTSLITSTAKIATEAPMRRQQLLEGESRLYDLNIFDWASVGPRKPILDQTDEMALVKVHEAKRNELTYGIGFEVSHRGGNIPTGTVALPGGGGSIGLNGYQIAPSQQTFASPRGLVEFTRRNMRGLGETIGSSLLLSRLDQKLLATYGQPHFLGAQWQSLTSFSLERTSENPLFTASLGDIAFQVEKLLSRKSNTRLQFRYDFNKTVLSHVIVSQLVLPQDLNVRLSTFSATLIRDTRDKPLDAHRGIFSTVNVGITPTALGSSANFAKLFAQYAFYKPLRSVVFADSIRIGLASPFAGSFVPTSQLYFSGGGTSLRGFPIDEAGPQRLVPFCNVLQNQSGCVDITVPVGGKQLFILNSEARFPTGIMKALGGVVFYDGGNVYSAINLHNFADNFTNTVGIGLRYATPIGPIRIDFGRNLNPVPGINPTQYYITVGQAF, from the coding sequence ATGCGGTTGTCGGCTCTCGCGGCGCTCTTGCTCAGCAGCGCGGCGACCCTCGCGCAATTCGCTGCTCAGGCGCCGCAGGCGGCCTACGAAGGCCAAAACGTAAGCGGTATCTCGCTCATCGCCAATCCGCATCGCAATCTCGATCCGCTCTACCCCTTGGTCGAGCAAAAAATCGGCACGCCTTACTCGCAACAGAAAATCGAAGCTAGCATACCGGCGTTGCAAAGGGCGGGCAATTTCTCTCAAGTTCACGTCACCGTTGTGCCTGATGTAAAAGGCTTGCACATCAGCTTTCTTCTGGAACCGGCCTATTATCTCGGTGTGGTGGGATTTAGCAGCGCCAGCAGGGAATTCTCCTACACTCGCCTTCTCCAAGTCGCAGATCTTGCAGACGAAGACCCTTACGATCCATCCCGACTTCCGATCGCAGAATCTGCCCTAACGAAATTTCTACGCAGGAATGGATATTTCCAGGCCACGCTCCATTCCTCCGTGTCAATCGATGATGCGCACGGGTTGGTGAACATTACTTTCGCGGTGCAGATGGGCAAGCGCGCCCGCATCGCCTCAGTCAAGATTAACGGGCCATCGAATTCGGAAGCCGTGTCTCTGATCCATGCCGTGGAATCGCTGCGGGCACGCCTTTCCGGCGGCCTTCTCAAACCTGGAAAAATCTATACCGCTGAACGCATCAGTCGCGCCACCGCCCTGATGAAGAGCGCGCTTACGAAGCAACACCGGCTCGCGAGCAGCGTACATGAAAACCCACCGGAGTATGACGCGCGGACCAATCGTGTTCATCTTTCTTTTCGGGTGGAAGTCGGGCCTGCCGTCACGGTCGCCGTAACTGGAGCCAAACTTACCATCGTCCCTTATTTAAAGGGACGGATCATGCGGCAACTCATTCCGATTTATTCCGAAGGTGTCGTTGACCAGGAACTCGTCGCCGAAGGCGAACGAAATCTCAAAAATTACTTCCAAAACAAAGGTTATTACGATGTCATGGTGACGACGACTTATCAGACGCAAGCTGATCGCATTCTGGTTCGCTACGCGATTGATCGCGGCAAAAAGCACAAGGTCGACGGCATCGTTTTCCGCGGAAACTATGCAATCGCCGCGCCCGACCTGATGCATCAGCTCGTGGTGAAGAAATCGCACATCTGGACACATGGCAACATCAGCCAAAAATTGCTGAAGCAGAGTGCGGACAACATCGAGGCGCTGTACCGCGATCGCGGGTACGAAGATGTCAAAGTCACACCCCACGCCGTCGACCACGTTTCGACGGTTGAGGCTGTCTTCGAGATCGAGGAAGGCACTCCAACCGTGGTCGACAACCTGGTGGTCTCCGGAAACCGAAGCGTTCCAGACGCACAATTGACTGTGCCGGTGGGGTTTGAACTCAAGTCCGGCGCGCCATTTTCCCCTCGCAAGATGGCGGACGATCGCAATCGAATTTCGGCCACTTATCTCAATCGCGGATATCCCAACGTTGAAGTAAAAGCGACCGCGACGAAAGTTGAAAACAATCCGCACCGCGTAACCGTCGCTTACGCCATTACCGAGCATCAACAGGTCAGAGTTAGCGAAGCCGTCGTTCTGGGTCCGCAGCATACACGAACCTCGCTGATCACGAGTACGGCAAAAATTGCGACTGAGGCTCCCATGCGCCGACAACAATTACTGGAAGGCGAAAGCCGCCTATACGACTTGAACATCTTCGATTGGGCGAGCGTGGGTCCACGAAAGCCGATCCTCGATCAGACGGATGAGATGGCGCTGGTGAAAGTTCACGAGGCCAAGCGCAATGAACTGACTTATGGGATCGGGTTCGAAGTCTCACACCGAGGCGGCAATATTCCCACCGGGACCGTGGCGCTGCCGGGAGGCGGTGGCTCAATCGGATTAAATGGCTATCAAATCGCGCCCAGCCAGCAGACCTTCGCCAGCCCCCGCGGCCTGGTCGAATTCACCAGGCGCAACATGCGCGGCTTGGGAGAGACCATAGGCAGTTCACTACTTCTCTCTCGACTCGATCAAAAACTCCTGGCGACTTACGGCCAGCCTCATTTCCTGGGGGCTCAGTGGCAGTCGCTGACCAGCTTTTCTTTGGAGCGTACCAGCGAGAACCCGCTGTTTACAGCCAGTCTCGGCGATATCGCGTTTCAAGTGGAGAAGCTTCTGAGCCGCAAAAGCAATACACGGCTACAATTCCGTTACGACTTCAACAAGACCGTCTTGTCGCATGTGATCGTTTCGCAACTTGTGCTCCCTCAGGATCTGAACGTGCGCCTTTCGACTTTTTCGGCAACACTGATCCGCGACACCCGCGACAAGCCGCTCGACGCCCATCGCGGAATTTTCTCGACCGTGAATGTCGGCATCACGCCGACCGCTCTCGGCTCCAGCGCCAACTTTGCCAAGCTCTTTGCGCAGTACGCCTTCTACAAACCGCTTCGTTCCGTGGTTTTTGCCGACAGCATCCGCATCGGGCTCGCTTCTCCATTTGCCGGGAGCTTTGTTCCCACCAGCCAGCTCTATTTCTCGGGGGGCGGCACTTCGTTGCGCGGTTTTCCGATTGACGAGGCTGGTCCGCAGCGCCTGGTTCCTTTCTGCAACGTCCTACAGAACCAATCCGGTTGCGTGGATATTACCGTGCCGGTGGGCGGCAAGCAGCTTTTCATTCTGAACTCCGAGGCGCGCTTTCCCACCGGTATCATGAAAGCGCTCGGGGGCGTGGTCTTCTACGACGGTGGCAATGTTTACAGCGCGATTAACCTGCATAATTTCGCCGACAACTTTACCAATACGGTGGGCATCGGACTGCGATATGCCACTCCGATTGGCCCGATCCGGATTGACTTCGGGCGCAATCTGAATCCAGTGCCGGGTATTAATCCGACACAGTACTACATCACGGTTGGGCAAGCCTTTTAG